The following are encoded together in the Triticum dicoccoides isolate Atlit2015 ecotype Zavitan chromosome 6B, WEW_v2.0, whole genome shotgun sequence genome:
- the LOC119325668 gene encoding serine/threonine-protein phosphatase 7 long form homolog — MAGERWYDGLHKGYDKEHRARDIENNGELTPMRMRGHSAHDWMCDKRYEPYFERLGLLPFVLQFKRHAPSINHGAMTALIDRWRPETHLFHLSCGEMTVTLEDMAMISGLPINGEALTGTTVSANWRDRVGQLTGVFPEPPEEGERDSEKVLHHWLRGERGVVCPPDANEVVVQQHARAYLWYLLTRVVFPDSTGNKAQWIFLDLLSDWDRKYSWGSGALAYLYRQLDEACRRKKGTSGMGGFVWCLQVWMWERMPVGRPEKNKTPPEGWVPHDGRYGEDPWRFPTVAYCWKMANVYTGSSVARYKCYINELDMLTHKQVDWMPYDADYAFWLNEMCTRDRNIWRARCPLICFYAVESHYPNRVARQFGIRQGTPRDESFETSQFLHQISRKNNPETSTWAIKHSEWIDLWNQRVALVEKERRQHSDSLYEEHLKWLAGRYRLKLKPGWNRSELEELDRESGYMDFNVQTRDNEGTQLDYAQLHDRVGMELLHCVNEAGVALGEDEGSGSSEKSLRKTMKSFVGRFHKMAAMLSCHGSKAVLTAGASTSRDNRRRRRLVLQQEQQEEQLQEEPEQEEAQQDEEEYNQDEEEVLGMSQMDDAPESSQPTQRTSRSKR; from the exons ATGGCGGGGGAACGGTGGTACGACGGTCTTCATAAAGGGTACGACAAAGAGCATCGTGCGCGGGACATTGAGAATAACGGG GAACTAACACctatgcgcatgaggggtcatAGTGCCCACGACTGGATGTGCGACAAGCGGTATGAGCCATACTTCGAGAGATTGGGCCTTCTCCCGTTCGTGCTTCAGTTCAAGCGACACGCTCCGTCGATCAACCATGGGGCGATGACCGCACTTATTGACCGTTGGAGGCCAGAGACACACTTGTTCCACTTGTCATGTGGAGAGATGACCGTGACCTTGGAGGACATGGCGATGATCAGTGGCCTTCCAATCAATGGAGAAGCTTTGACCGGCACCACCGTAAGTGCTAATTGGCGAGATCGTGTTGGCCAATTGACAGGTGTTTTCCCCGAGCCTCCTGAAGAAGGCGAGCGTGACAGTGAGAAAGTGTTGCATCATTGGCTCCGAGGGGAGAGAGGAGTAGTATGCCCTCCGGACGCCAATGAGGTTGTTGTGCAGCAGCACGCCCGAGCATATCTGTGGTATCTGTTAACGAGGGTAGTGTTTCCAGATTCTACCGGTAATAAAGCCCAGTGGATATTCTTGGACCTACTAAGTGACTGGGACCGTAAGTACAGTTGGGGTTCAGGAGCACTAGCATACTTATATCGTCAG CTCGACGAGGCATGTCGTAGGAAGAAGGGCACATCTGGTATGGGTGGCTTTGTTTGGTGCCTTCAGGTTTGGATGTGGGAGCGGATGCCCGTTGGACGCCCCGAGAAAAATAAGACACCTCCTGAAGGATGGGTCCCACATGACGGGAGGTATGGAGAAGATCCTTGGCGGTTTCCGACCGTCGCCTACTGTTGGAAGATGGCGAATGTGTACACAGGCAGCTCGGTTGCGCGATACAAATGCTACATCAACGAGCTGGATATGTTGACTCATAAGCAA GTCGATTGGATGCCATATGATGCCGATTATGCTTTTTGGCTGAACGAGATGTGCACACGTGACAGGAATATTTGGCGGGCGAGATGCCCACTGATATGCTTCTATGCTGTCGAGTCGCACTACCCAAACCGTGTCGCAAGACAATTTGGGATAAGGCAAGGGACACCAAGGGATGAGAGTTTCGAGACAAGCCAATTTCTGCATCA AATTAGTCGAAAGAATAACCCGGAAACTTCGACTTGGGCCATCAAGCACTCCGAGTGGATAGATTTGTGGAATCAAAGAGTGGCCCTAGTGGAGAAGGAAAGAAGACAACATAGTGATTCACTATACGAAGAGCATCTGAAGTGGCTTGCGGGACGTTACCGGTTGAAGCTAAAGCCCGGTTGGAACCGTTCGGAATTGGAAGAGTTGGATCGTGAGAGCGGGTATATGGACTTCAATGTACAAACGAGAGACAACGAAGGGACACAACTTGACTATGCACAACTACACGACCGAGTG GGCATGGAGTTATTGCATTGTGTTAACGAGGCTGGTGTAGCACTTGGTGAAGATGAGGGAAGTGGATCATCTGAGAAATCTCTTAGGAAAACAATGAAG AGTTTCGTGGGTCGATTCCACAAGATGGCAGCTATGCTCTCTTGCCATGGAAGTAAAGCCGTCCTCACGGCTGGAGCTTCTACTAGCCGGGACAATAGACGGCGTCGTCGTCTTGTCTTGCAACAGGAACAACAAGAGGAGCAACTGCAAGAAGAGCCAGAGCAAGAGGAGGCACAACAagatgaagaggagtacaatcaagaCGAAGAGGAGGTGCTTGGGATGTCCCAAATGGATGATGCGCCTGAGTCATCACAGCCCACACAACGCACGTCGCGCAGCAAAAGATGA